One window from the genome of Lachancea thermotolerans CBS 6340 chromosome B complete sequence encodes:
- the NOP13 gene encoding Nop13p (similar to uniprot|P53883 Saccharomyces cerevisiae YNL175C): protein MASNNKSEEVVDKVEDKSAKEQEIEKALQDQTKKRKAEDEIEIDLNQTVPLSKKQKRLLRRGKVTLEELNEKFNLDPSSVKEYQKEIEGKTQSEKKEGVEEGEEEVQEDASSASQKAKKDKKFGVWIGNLTFDTSKEDLCRFFIAKTKELDPDSRVEESDILRVNLPLAQNDGKQVKNKGFAHMNFRTQKQMDAVIALSESHLNGRNMLIKNSASFDGRPDKNDLISMSKNPPSRILFVGNLSFDTTDELLKKHFQHCGEIVKIRMATFQDTGKCKGFAFVDFKNEEGPTNALKDKTCRRIAGRPLRMEFGEDRSKRQVKRRVPQASETLSSTSGPSLREEPSTSAPPIRERKPVKKHREPSYKDKNNRLKSSVALASAPRASAAIVPSQGKKITF, encoded by the coding sequence ATGGCTAGCAACAATAAATCCGAGGAGGTCGTAGACAAGGTCGAGGACAAGAGTGCCAAAGAGcaagagattgaaaaggCACTACAGGaccaaacaaaaaagagaaaagcGGAAGATGAGATTGAAATTGACTTGAACCAAACAGTGCCACTGtccaagaaacagaagagaCTGCTGAGAAGGGGAAAAGTCACCTTGGAAGAACTTAATGAGAAGTTCAACCTGGATCCTTCATCCGTGAAGGAGTATCAAAAAGAGATCGAAGGAAAGACACAGAGCGAGAAAAAGGAGGGTGTCGAAGAAGGAGAGGAagaggttcaagaagacGCATCCTCGGCTTCGcaaaaggccaaaaaggaTAAGAAGTTCGGCGTTTGGATCGGGAACCTTACGTTTGACACTTCAAAGGAGGATCTATGCCGTTTCTTCATTGCTAAGACAAAGGAGTTGGACCCAGACTCAAGAGTCGAAGAGAGCGACATCTTGCGCGTCAACCTTCCTTTGGCACAGAATGACGGAAAAcaggtcaaaaacaaaggctTTGCTCATATGAACTTCAGGactcaaaaacaaatggATGCCGTGATTGCTTTGAGCGAGTCGCACCTCAACGGCAGAAACATgcttatcaaaaactctgCATCTTTCGACGGGCGCCCAGACAAAAACGATCTTATTTCGATGTCTAAAAACCCTCCTTCTAGAATCTTGTTCGTGGGAAACCTGTCATTTGACACCACCgacgagctcttgaagaagcactTCCAGCACTGTGGAGAAATCGTTAAAATTAGAATGGCTACCTTCCAAGACACAGGGAAATGCAAGGGTTTCGCTTttgttgacttcaaaaacgagGAGGGACCTACCAACGCCCTGAAGGACAAGACTTGCAGAAGGATTGCTGGTCGGCCTCTAAGAATGGAATTCGGCGAGGACAGAAGCAAGCGTCAAGTCAAGAGAAGAGTTCCACAGGCTAGCGAGACATTATCCAGTACAAGTGGGCCATCCTTGCGTGAGGAGCCTTCTACAAGCGCCCCACCTATCAGAGAGAGAAAGCCCGTGAAGAAGCACAGAGAGCCTTCttacaaagacaagaacaacCGTCTGAAGAGTAGTGTGGCGCTAGCTAGCGCACCAAGAGCTTCTGCGGCTATTGTGCCCTCGCAAGGCAAAAAAATCACCTTTTAG